The DNA window AGAGGATAATTTGGAATTCATCCAGTTGTTCACTTGAGGTTCACTGCTACTTtaaaaggatgcttcatcctggTCCCTGGATGGTTCTTCACTGAGTCTTACTTGAGGTCTGTAGTGAACAGGCACCAGCTGTCGCTCCAGACCATAAGCTGTGATGGACATTCCAATCATCCAGATTCAAATCTTCTCCACAGGCAGTGTATCCAGGTTATCCAGGCTGACTAGTAAGGTCCCCAGATGCCCTGGAAGTTCACAGCTTTAAAGGGCCAAGCTGTGAACCAACAAGACACCAAACGTTGTCTTTGGTGTCTCAGTATGGCCCCTGACGAAGGTATCAGGGAGATACCGCTTGTGGAGAGTCCCACAGCAGCTAAGGCCTCATTACTCAGCAGGCTCCTCCCTGCTAGCTCCAGGAGAAAGCTGCTGAGGGAGCAGCCAGGCACCTCCTCAGGTCAACAGGAGCAACCCCTTTTCAGCCTGTCTGAGGACCCCATCCAGGGCTAGTGTCAGCGCTGTGGTGCTGATAGGAGAGAGCTCAGTGTACCCCTTCCTACTCAGGAGCTGCTAGTTACAGACCATAGTTCTGTCCTCTCGCACCAAGATGCATATCTCACAACACTGAGGTGGACATCGTCCCGTCCACTACCAACCACTGTTCCCTTGAAgtctcctggtttgtttgtttgtttctggctttttgtttgtctctttctctctttcgtccttccttcctttctttctttatctgtttgttgttaataaaaatattttttttcgaAAATTCATTGAAACTGAATGTGGTAACAACATCTGTAGTTCCAGCAgctactttaaaatttaaaacttaaaattaaataaaagtgaaaCCCACAGAGATTGTTGATAGTCTAGAAGTTTAATCCAAGACTGGGAATAGACTCATTTGGGTGGAAGTGTGAGATGAAGTGGGGAGATAATTTTCTGTAGTTAATGCATAGTTCaaatgtttggtttggtttggttttttgtttgtttgtttttgagacagaatttcgaATGCccttgatcctagcactcagtaggcagaggctgagggatctatgtgagttccaggccaccctggcctacagaacaagttccagcacagccaaggctacattgagaagccctgtctggaaaaccaaaaccaaaaccaaccaaacaaaaagattagtATTATGTAATGTGTACCTTCTCAGAAAGTTTTAACACTTTAAGTATTAGTTATGGCCAGTGGTATATAACATTAAGTAGATACATAATTATGTAGCTTTCAGTTCTACCAACACCTGTGAAGTGCAGCTCTGTATGAGTAATGATGATCCATATTTATAATCCAGCTTGATTACACACATAGATATGtttcttattttcatatttgtgtAATATTGTCATTACTAATGTATactgtgtgttttattttcagaCGAGGACCATCTGGACCAAGATTTGGACCTAGAAATGATAAAATTAAGCAGTAAGTTCCTAGATACAAATTTGTTTAAATGATTGTCATGGTTCTGTGTGGATCACAGCTATCAGACTACAGCCTATGGACAGATAAGGCTCTTGATTTTGTAAacaaatttgggtttttttttttattagaacaCAGGCTGTTTTCATTTGTGTACACATTATCTGTAACTTTTAAGCTACAATAGCAGTGATGAGTAGTTGTGACACAGAGATTATATAGCCCACAAAAGCTGAGActtctgctctcttttcttttacagAAAATGTTTGTTGGGTGGGCATGgggccacatgcctgtaatgcttGCCATTACACTATAAGCTGCCTTTAGATTCATGCtctagagagaaaggaagagtggcCAAAGGTGCTAGCTTCCTGCATTTTTGTTTCACACTTCAGCAGTAATACCAAAAGGGGCTAGTAACTTCACTACCATTTTGTAGACTACGGTGTTACACAGGAATTGCTGCTGGACTGCAGCTAAGTGGCTCTTAGAGTCTACATATGTAGCCTGCATATCTCATCGGCACCTGGGAGTTATAAAAAACTGTCCAATGGTGGTCTTctaaaataaaagacatttgGAGCAAAGTGAAGTTGGCCTCTCTGCCACTCGTTATCTCAGAGTTCCAGTGGATTCATAGGACATTCTTCATATGTGCATATGAGCATGCCTGCAAGGGTGTACGTATGTAATTGTTGAGCCAGAGTGATTATCTGTCCACACCATCTGTCCATCTCTCATATCTAAAGTGTCACTGGAGTAGAGGAGTCTATTGATACACCTGGGTTTTTGTGTCCAGCCAgtgtgttttgtttcctgtttgaaATGCTGCCTAATGTAGAATATGGCCTGTTATGTCTTTagagcatacacacatatacagatgACATGAATATGTAAATTATTACTGTTAACTTTGACAATCACAGAGGTTTTGAATAAAGAGGAATTATTGAGTGGTTAGGGCTTCTTTCTCTAGAGCTGAAGGCTGGCTGGATTTAGTTAGAAGTCAGTCATCAAATGAGCAAATTGAAGATCGATGGCCCAGCCTCGTGAACACTGATCTAACATGACATAACCCACCAGTATGTTAAAGgtgacagaggacaacttgttgtGCCAGGTGTTTAAGGAAAACTCCCTGACATTATTCTAGTACACCAAATTggtcattttattttactaagaTGCATTATCACCACTTAAATTATAATAATTCAGTGGAGTATTTCTCGGTTATATAAATCAGGAACATGGTTGCTTTGTTGGAATTTGATTGGCCACTAAGTATTAAAGTTGATTacagattaatataaaaatgtcatCAATACTTTTCAGGAGATATTTTTGGGAAATACTttgtttttacttgtttctatgaaattcatcatttctttatttttttttttttttcagtcctagGGATTGAGCCTGAGCCTCATGCATACCaagcaggagctctaccactgagctacactacCAACCTTTCTAAAACtctgtttgaggcagggtcttgctgaGTTCACCAGGCAGATCTTAAACTTGAAACCCTCCTTTTTCAGCCTCCTTGCTGAAATTACAGACTTTGGCCACCAGGTTGACAAAAGTTTGTGACTTTTACTGGAATGTTTCCTTTGCTTTTAAATTGAATAATAGCATCTTAAATACTACTTTGATAAATTTTAGCTCTTCTCTGTCACAGATGAGCAATCTCTTTTCACTTTAGTTCAGCCAATTTAAACTTTATAAGGCACCGGAGGATTTCCCATGATATgagagcaatatatatatatatatatatatatatatatatatatatatatttgcaagagtacaacataattttaaaacttcttttgttgggaccagcaagatggctcagcaggctgaGATCTCCGCCTGCAtgcctaaggacctgagtttaattcctagtATGGAGGAATGGCAGGAGAACTTGCTACTGCAAgaactctctctgtgtgtctctctctgaataaatgaatgaatgaataatttaaaacaaaaaaaatacctcTTTTTGTCAACAGTACCTTAAAAGGCCACAAGGTGGGGATGTTCATGGAAAATtagtattttctttataaaatgaaGAATGTGTGTATTGCAGAACATGAATATTTTTATGGAAGGATATTGACATTATCAAGTACATGGCTAAGCATTGCATATTGTATAGGGTGTTTGAAAGACTGTCACATATAATTCTCTCAAGTGAGACAAATTATCTTCATTTTAAGGGTAAGAAAATACAAGGATGAAAGAACCTTCCATGCAAGTAATATACATACATAGTGAGTGATAGGCGAACTGCCAGTTCTTCCTGGATACAGCACTCTCCCTGCACCATCAGCTTCCCTGATGATGACTGGAATAGAGACCATGCAGCACGCAGGTGCTTTAGCCTCTGTTTAAAAAGTCCAAACACCTCTTGGCATCTGTGTGTCTGAAGTCCTTTTCTAGTCCCTTGTGACCCCAAGGCTGTTAAGGAAGTTGCCACACCTCTTCTGTGAGCTGAAAACTTCTCCCTTCAGgtcttaattttctttcagttatGGCCAAGTCTTCCTGCCACTCAGCTGCTCAGTTTATAAATCTAATAGTCTTCTTCCCTTTGCTGTCCCCCATCTCTCAGCCATATCCAGGTCACTCAGTTCTTGAAATAACCCTTCCTCTTACATATGTTCTTTAGATAAACCCATTTCctttactctgcccaactcaTTCTTCCtaatttttttggagggggtgggggttgagacagggtttctctgtgtagccccggctgtcctggaactcattccgtagaccaggctggtctcaagctcagagatcggtctgcttctgccttctgagtgctgcttttttaattcttttaaatatgttttttattgtttttactttaaaatgtatttattgtatgtgtatgagtgttttgcctgcatgaatgtgtatgtatCATATGCATGACTGCTGCCTGCAGAGTTTAAACAgtgttagatcctctggaactcaAGTTAAGGATATTGTGAGCACCATgctggtgctgggagccaaacctgggCCCTTTGTAAGGAGTAacaactgctcttaactgctgagccatctcttcactgTCCTTCCCTCTCACAATTCTGTACCCCTCAAAATTTCTTTGGATGTCACCTTGTTTTAAAGCACCCATTTTGACTAGTTGAAACAAAGTGTAGAACTCTTTTTCAAAAGTGCACAAGATCCCTCATCCCTAACTGTGGTTTAATTTGTGAGGATTAGTGGAGGACAGAGAAAGATGTGTAttaggattttttgttttcttttggttttggaaatagggtttctctgtattgccttggctgtcctggactcagtttgtacaccaggctagcctcaaactcacagcaatctgcctgcctctgcctccctgagtgctgggattacaggtgtttgccaccatgcccagctgagtattagaatgaagaaaaaaaaaaggaaaaaagcccagatgatctctctctatatatttctttctctctaatgcatgcacacacacacactagaaagaCAAGTGCATattcttatttatgtgtgtttgtgtgtgcatgtagttgCTGATAATCATTGTGCTTTAAACATTTTTGAGTTATAAGGTGCAGAAGTtcactttatttctatttttagatACTTCTTTGTCAGGGCTTATTATATAAAGTGTCTTAAGATAGGTTCTTGTCTGTAGTTAGAGTATCAGAGGGACACTAGACGCCCAGTTAAGCATTTCTGTGCTTTTACAGGAGCTAACTCTTAAGTGATAGTAGGTAGTTGAGGCCTATTTAACTAATTCTTATTTGTTTCACTTTTCATTAAATAGTCTGAGTTTGATTAGAAGAGGTTCCCATCacataaaggaagaaaacattctcattttaaaagactgaattttttttttcattttttcctattCATGGATATTTCCAAATATTCCCAGGTGTTCTGGGTTGTCTTGAATCTTGCTTGTTTACGAGAAAACTAAGGAGTAGTAAAGAGTTAAGTTGCATCCATTGGATGTCCCCTGTCTTACAAGGTGCGCTATACATTTCCATTTCGGAAACTAGGTATTTTTTTATTAGCCTCGAGGAAACCTGACCAAACTCCTTAGTAAGTCTTATGgttgaagaggaaggaaggtgggttGTGGTATTTAGGTTTACCTGCTGTTTCAACCATctattgaaaagaaaatgaagcatttAGAGTCACACTGAACATCTGTCAATGTTTGGTATGCATATGAGATACACTGAAGATCGAATCAAGACTAAAAATAACTTTCACTTAAACATTGCTTTAATATGTGTTCTTTGTTCTCAGTTACTTGGGTACTCAGGCCCAGAAATGGAAGAACAATGCATAATTTTATAGTTCAATGGCAAACCATAGTTTTCTGAGAATTAACATCTAGTATAAGTTCTAAAAGTGTGGATATTCCCAAAAGAAGAATAATCTTATCTCTTTTTCACATTAGTGTTCAGAATCAGGTGGATGAAGTTATTGATGTAATGCAAGAGAATATTACAAAGGTAATTGAAAGAGGAGAGAGACTGGATGAACTACAGGACAAATCAGGTACGGTCATTTCCCGTGTTTCTTGGTCCTGTGAGTATGTGCCTTCTGTCTGTCTCGCCAGTCTTTAGAAATCATGGCTTAGGAAGGTAACAGTCATAAGATTGATTTCCATGGCTTGTTTTCTGCCGATCAACACGAATGGTCTTACTCTATTGTTTACGTCTTACTCAGTTAAGAATGGAGAATTTAAAACTTCATTGCTGAAAAGTTAAATCCCCTCTTTTCTCTTGCCCTGTTATGTTGATacactttgtggggttttttgtttgtttgtttgttttgttttagtattcCTTCCAAAGTTgcctaatatttttattttatgtcttttctgGTAATTAGTCAGGCTTTCTTTACTGAAAGACTAATGGTTCGTAGCACATGTTTTGGAACTTATGTATTGTCTCCGTGTCTTTGATGATTTCTAGCACATACTTGAACCTCACATATTGTTTGGATGATGACTTATGCTTTCCCTGGAAACTTAGCAGCTTTTGTTTACAGGCAGATGTTAGTGTTTGAGCCTGTAATCGTTTTTGGCACGTATTAGCCATTCATGCTGTTTGAACGGTGAATGGCTGCATGCCAGGTTCATTCCTGATAGACTTGCCTCATGAAAAACTGGCttgattgctttattttttttcccccactcaAAAGCAGTTAtccttgttttctaaaaatttgACTTTCTCTATGTGCAGATTTTTTTCTAGAGATGTGCTAAATAAAGTATTTGTTTTGTCTCTGGTGCTGGGATCTAATGTGTACTTTCAGGATCTGCCTGTGAGCAACAAGCCCAGCCCAACCATCTCAACATTTTCATGACGttaatgtgtgtgcacatgcttgtgtTGGATCACATGAGCATGTGGAGGCTAGGGATGTGGCCCTCTCCTTGCATCACGTGGATCCCTgtgtatcaaactcaggtcatcaggcttaaaCTTCTTACAAGAATGAAGACGTTTGTGTATAAGCACTGAGGCCCTAGGAAGGGTTCTCAAATCTTGAGTGGGTGTGGGCTGGGGGTGGTTATACAAACTGACCTTCCACTGTattttgccttcttttttttgtttttcgatgTAAACTAACAGAATTTATGGGAACAATTTTTAAGACATagaaattaatgtttttttttttaatctttgtgtgACTAGATAAGAGAATCCTGTTATGTCATTTAATCCTTCTCTCCACCCTCTGTGTGATACAGAAAGCTTATCGGATAATGCAACTGCCTTCAGCAACAGATCCAAGCAGCTTCGAAGGCAAATGTGGTGGCGTGGATGCAAAGTAAGTAAATGAGGGGAACAGAGCAGAGAAAAATGTGAAGGAAAAGAGGCAGCTAGTCTCGGGGCTCTGTGAGGAAAAAAAGCTCTAACTGCCTTGCTGACTGCAAGATTTCCTCAGCCTGGGACTGGAAGGAGCAGCTAAAGGAACCGAGCGCTGCCTGAAAGGTGCCTCATAGCTCCATGACAGCATGCCACATTTCCTAGTGATTCAGCCTCCAGACACAATGTGACAGACACATGCAGCCCTTCCTGACTTCTTCCTAGCCCTTTTGATAACAGTTCATTATATAAAGAGTGGgttgggctttttttgtttgtttttctttttttaataaaatgaaaactaggaaaaaaatgtgGCAGTTTGTATGCCATAAAACTCTGCTAACCAAAAGAGTAAGGAAAAtgtcccatttttatttcttcattattttagggaagtaagaaaagaaaaaaaaatttaataaggaCAAATGGCAACACCAAATACTAATTCATTCTTGTAGAAATGAATTTGCCTCTTAAATCAAGTAAGACCAACCATGAAATAAATATCTTCTGAGGTTTTACAGGAAATTTCATGTTATGAGAGcaaatctttccttttttcctcttgaGTCTaagtatatgtttttattttgtcaaaACCTTTAAATATGGGCTCATTATTTTTAACCCCTCATTTTAGGATTCAGCAGTAATTTTCTAAACCTGACTTTGCCATATGTAAGGATTTTTTCCAAGAGATGTCTTGCCTTTACTGAATTTTGTCTGATTACCTGTTAAATATTCTGTTTCTAGAAATAGAACTGGGGAAAGAAAGACAAGTTTCATTGCTCCCTTCATATAGAACTTCTCTCtgcatatttttgttttcttcagagaataaattttgtatttttcttaatttattcttctttacCGCCTTCTCCGCTAATGTTGAAGAGATTTAAAAATACTCAGAATTGTTGTTTTAAACAGACCAAGACTCAGTTACCTTTGCGGACCACTGATAGCTTCAAGCATATAATGAGTAACATTGTTGTATAACTTAACAAAGACCATGTGAAGTAGCGAGTATTTTCTACATTGTTTTCTAAAGCTTACATTTTTTCAGTCTCTCCATGTACTGTTAGTACCGCACTGTGGTCCTGTTCATCTGCGGAGGTTCCCCGTGACTCAAATGCTTTGGATTGACTTTGATGGTAGTGGTTTAGGAAGCCtacaagaaggagagagaaataaaaggcATGAGAGGCTGCCAGTGGCTGGCAGGTGTGTAGGGTGGTGACAGGTCACAGTTGGTGATGAGGGACCTTTTGGAGCCAGTAATCGAAATGAATGTGGTTGTGATAGTTTTAGATGGATGGTTCTTTCCCTAATTGGAAACCCAGTGAAGAAAACTCTACTCAATAAGggggttttaattttttgttgatatttccatataattttttaaacttaagcctagttaattttatatttatagaaCAAATTAACATGTTTTGAGGAAAGTAGGAAAGCTCCTCTTAAATTCTATAtgatttaagaaatattttcaggTTAAGTAAAGAATTGAAGTACTTTTTAGTATAACATAAGCCCGGGTTCAAGactgtttttgtatttttaagttaTAATAATTAAAGACATAGGCTTTTAGATCCAAATTGCAAAGCTTTTTTATATATTCCTTAGGTTACATGTTGGTGTCATGGCTGTAATGTCATGAAGTGTTAGCAGTCATTCTATTTTTTGAGTATTTAACTAATTCCTTTTTCTATTTATGATTGTCATTAGAATGAATCATCATCtctttataatattaaaaatactgattttaaaaaaaaattttttttggaaatgaatctTACTATAAAACTCTtggagctgggtgcagtggcacatgcctgtaatcccagcactcggggaggcaaaggcaggcagatttctgtgagttcgaagccagcctggtctataaatcaagtctagtacagccaggactacacagaaaaccctgtcttgaaaaaaaccaaaaagcaaaaacaaaaaccaaaccaaaacaaaaaagttgaaaataaaaacataaaccaTCCCACACTGAAATTAACCAGTACATCTTAGTATATGTTTATGCAGGGATCCACTACCGATATtgatttagttttgttgtttttttgttttgttttgttttttgtttttaaagactggctgtcctgaacttactatgtaaaccaggatggccttgtactcccagagatctgcctgcctctgcctcctgagtgttgggattaaaggcatgaatgaCCATGCCTAACTGAGTCAGCCATTTGTAATTATATGAAAATGTTTGATGAAAGCAAGGTTTTTGATTCATCAAGGAAATAAGATTAgtttataaaatatatgcattAAAAAAACAATGGAATGGTAATTGTAGCAATTTTATATCAAAAGATAGCAGGAGCTTAAAATGTCAACCAATTGACTGAGGAATGAGCTTGAGGCTTCCCTTTCTAATTTGAAACTGACACAATATTCTTAAGTTACTTAAGGGTAATGAATCAAAAAGGATCTGTAGAATAGTCCTTAAAATGTAGGTTAAAACAGTGTGAAGGGGTAAAACCACTGTGAAGAAACTAAGGTGAGAAAACTGACAGTGTCTCATGTGCGTGAAGAAAACTGCCGAGAAGCCTGCTGCCTCATATGGAATGTCCCCATGAAGCCTGCTGCCATATATGTAACAGTCCGCATGAAGCCTGCTGCCATATATGTAATGTCCCCATGAAGCCTGCTGCCATATATGTAACAGTCCCCATGAATCCTGCTGTCATATATGTAATGGTCCCCATGAAGCCTGCTGCCATATATGTAATGGTTCACCATGAAGCCTGCTGCTATATATGTAACAGTCCCTATGAAGCCTGCTGCCATATATGCAATGGTTTACTATGAAGCCTGCTGCTATATGTGTAACAGTCCCCATGAAGCCTGCTGCCATATATGTAACAGTCCCCATGAATCCTGCTGCCATATCGATAACAGACCCATGTTCATGGTTTTATTTTCCACATTGTTGGTTGTCCAGTGAACTGCAGCTGGGGGAACCTGCTGTTTGTCATGGCTCTTGGAAGGGAAAAACCAAATGTATTTTGCCTTACTACACACTTATTCCATTTTGTTGTCAGTTACTAGTCTCTTCCATGTAATTTGTCAGTTTATTATCATAGGTGGCCTTTATGGATTGAAGGCAGGTCTATAAGGAACGTAG is part of the Meriones unguiculatus strain TT.TT164.6M chromosome 11, Bangor_MerUng_6.1, whole genome shotgun sequence genome and encodes:
- the Vamp4 gene encoding vesicle-associated membrane protein 4 isoform X2, which encodes MPPKFKRHLNDDDVTGSVKSERRNLLEDDSDEEEDFFLRGPSGPRFGPRNDKIKHVQNQVDEVIDVMQENITKVIERGERLDELQDKSESLSDNATAFSNRSKQLRRQMWWRGCKIKAIMALAAAILLLMIITQIILHLKK
- the Vamp4 gene encoding vesicle-associated membrane protein 4 isoform X1: MPPKFKRHLNDDDVTGSVKSERRNLLEDDSDEEEDFFLRGPSGPRFGPRNDKIKHVQNQVDEVIDVMQENITKVIERGERLDELQDKSESLSDNATAFSNRSKQLRRQMWWRGCKIKAIMALAAAILLLMIIILIVVKYRT
- the Vamp4 gene encoding vesicle-associated membrane protein 4 isoform X3 — its product is MPPKFKRHLNDDDVTGSVKSERRNLLEDDSDEEEDFFLRGPSGPRFGPRNDKIKHVQNQVDEVIDVMQENITKVIERGERLDELQDKSESLSDNATAFSNRSKQLRRQMWWRGCKLRSSCT